The Knoellia sp. S7-12 region GCGGCGGGTCGGTTGCGAATGCGCTTCGACCGCACCGGTATTCGCGACCTCTCGGCAGAGGTCGAGTGGGCCAAGGTGAGCATGCTGACGTCCGAGACCTATGCCGCGGCCGCCCGGACGGCCGGACGTGAGGCGCCGGGTCTGGACCTCACCGCGATGGCCCGAGTCCTGGCGTCCTACGAAGAGGTCAAGGCCGAGCGCGGTGTCATCGACTTCGAGGACGTCCTGCTCGTCCTCGTCGGGATCCTTGAGGAGAACGACTCGGTGGCGCGCGCCGTGCGCGAGCAATATCGCAGCTTCGTCGTCGACGAGTACCAGGACGTCAACGCCCTCCAGCAGCGTCTGCTCGACCTGTGGCTCGCCGACCGTCAGGACATCTGTGTCGTGGGCGACCCGGCACAGACCATCTACTCGTTCACGGGTGCCTCTCCGGTCCACCTGCTCGGCTTCCGGGCCCGCCATCCCAAGGCGCAGCAGGTCGAGCTGGTGCGCAACTACCGTTCCACGCCCGAGATCGTCGGCCTCGCCAACCTTGTGCTGCGTTCGCCCAGCGGGGGTCGGCGCAGCGGCTCGGTCGTCCTCGAGGCCCAGCGTGAGGCTGGCCCGGCTCCGAGCCTCGTCAGTCACCCCGACGACCCGAGTGAGGCTGCTGCGGTCGCCGCCCAGATCAGTGACCTCATCGGCGGGGGTGCAGCGCCCGCAGACATCGCGGTGCTCTTCCGGACCAATGGTCAGTCCGAGAACGTCGAGTCGGCTCTCGCTGACCGCGGCATTCCCTATCTCGTCCGCGGTGGCGAGCGCTTCTTCCAGCGCAAGGAAGTGCGCGAGGCCATCGTCCTCATGCGTGGGGCGGCGCGCTCGGACGACGGGTCGGTGCCCTTGCCCGACCTCGTGCGCGACGTCCTGCTCGGCGCCGGGTGGTCGCGTCAGGCACCCAACGCTGGGGGAGCCGCACGCGAGCGGTGGGAGTCATTGGCCTCCCTGGCCGCGCTGGCCGACGACCTCACAGCAGCCGATGGTGAGGCGAGGATGCCAGCGTTCGTCCGGGAGCTCGACGAGCGCATGGCCTCGCAGCACGCGCCGTCGGTCCAGGGCGTCACTCTTGCGTCCCTCCACGCGGCCAAGGGCCTCGAGTGGGGGACGGTGTTCCTCATCGGTGCCTCCGACGGCTATCTGCCCATCTCGATGGCGGACACACCCGAGGCGATCGAGGAGGAGCGGCGGCTGCTCTATGTCGGTGTGACCCGTGCTCGCGATCGTCTCATCGTGTCGTGGTCGGGGGCCCGCACGCCGGGTGCGCGTGCCACCCGGCGCCCGTCGCGCTTCCTCGACGGCACGGCGAGCATTCTCGGCGAAGGGGCACGCTCGCAACCCAAGCGTGGATCACGGGTCGGCACGAGCGGCGGAGCCGGTGGGAAGACACCCAAGGCCCCACGGCGCAGCGTCTGTCGCACGTGCGGTGCCGACCTGTCGACGGCGGGGGAGCGCACAGTGGGCCGCTGCTCGACCTGTCCGGCCACCTATGACGAGGTCATGTTCGAACGCCTGCGTGAATGGCGGCTGGCCACGGCGCGCACAGCGAGCGTGCCGGCGTTCGTCGTCTTCACCGATGCCACCCTCACGGCCATCGCGGAGCAGACGCCATCCGACCTGGCGAGCCTCTCAGCGATCAGTGGCGTGGGTCAGCGCAAGCTCGACCTGTATGCCAGTCAGGTGCTGGCCGTCCTCGGCGGCGAATCCCCCGAGTCCGTGGTCCAATCCGCAACAAATTTTCAGAGCGAATCCGGTTCTGCTGCAACGGAATCCGGCGCCTGAGGCATGCACTCGCGAAATCAACCCATTAATTGCGTTGCACCCCGTCGTGGCGGTCCCCTAACCTGATCTGACACAGCACGGCAGCCGCCGTGCCACGACGTCACCAGACAGTGAGGAGGGTTGGCCGCATGGACATCATCAAGAGCAACGCGACGGATTACACCGTCCCGTTCCGCACGCGTGAGAGCCAGGGCGCACTGCCGACCCTCGCACCGATCTACGTTCCGGTCCAGGGGATCAGTGTGCCCGCTGCCGGCATGGCGAATTCCGCCGTCTTCGGCGCTGGATTCCGCGCCAATGCTGCCTCTGACCTCACCACGGGTGACCGCTCCGCCTCCTTCTTGGCGTCGCCGCTGTAGACCACAGCAGCGATTGGCCAAAAGGCCGCGGAACCCACCCGGGATCCGCGGCCTTTTTCGTTTGTCCGTCGATCCACAGACATCACAAATACCAACCGATCGAAGTACACGAACCCGCCCCGACCGGGCGGAGAAGGAGGTGACTCTCATGCAGCTGACTGACCTCATCGACGCACAGGAGTGCACTGCCGAACTCGGTGACGCCGTGCCCTGTCGTGAGAACGACTCTGAGATCTGGTTCGCCGACACCCCTGCCGGTGTCGAGTTCGCCAAGACCCTCTGCGGGACCTGCCCGATCAAGATCGCCTGCCTTGCGGGTGCCATCGATCGACAGGAGCCGTGGGGTGTCTGGGGTGGCGAGCTCTTCGAGCAGGGCGTCGTGATTCCCCGCAAGCGGCCCCGTGGCCGCCCGCGCAAGGACACCGTCGCGGCATGACCAACTCAGTGGCTGACCCAACGAACGACCTGTCGAGCGATCCGTCGATCGACACGTGAGCACATGACCACACATCTGGATCCTTGGAGGAACCATGTATCGCAGGCGAATGCAACAGGTTCGTCGCATCCTGCACGAGCGGAACGCGCACGAAGCGCAACGCCGTGCACAGGCGCACGTCGAGCGAGAACGAATGCTCGCCGAGGTCCGCATGATCGTGCGATGACCGATCGATTCGGTGCCGCTCCCGAACGCTGGGGGCGGCGCCGTTTCATGTCCGGAGCTGGTTATGCCGTCCCTTCCATTCCGTGAGACGCCCCAGTTTCCGGGTGGACCCGGCCCTGGGGCCGTGGTTCGCTCTTCCCATGTCGTCGACCGCAGCCGCCCGGAATTCCCCGGTCATGCCCGCTGCCGTCATGTGCTGTCGCTGTTCCTGCTGACCTCGCACAGCCTCGGTCGCCCCAAGCTGCGACCTCCACAGACGACACCCCTTAAGAGACTTCTATGACCCTTGCACGTTCGGCGTCGGCCCTTCCCGGCGTCAACACTTTCACCCCGGTCCCAGCTTCTGCGCGTGGCGCGGCTCTTCGCCGCCGACCCGGACCTTCCTGACCTGCTCCCGGTTCGCGCCGAGGATCCGGGGGGCCGGCGCTGGCACCAGCTCGCCGAGACCCACCATCTGCAGCTCTGGCTCATCGAATGGCCACCCGGCGCGAGCACCGGCTTTCACGACCACGCTGGATCGCGGGGCGCGTTCACGACGGTGCGGGGAGAGCTCACCGAGCGACAGGTCGTCCAGAAGGCCCTGCACACGCGGGTGCTGCCTGCGGGCGAGGGTCGGGCGTTCGGTGCCAACCACCTTCATGACGTCGTCAACAACGGCACCGAAGCCGCTCTGAGCGTCCACGCCTACTCGCCGCGACTCGACCAGATGACGCACTACGACCTCGTCGAGGGTGTCCTCGTCCCGGCTGGCGTCGAGCAGCGAGGTGAGAACTGGTGAGCGGCAACGGAATTGAGGAGTTGCTTGCACAGGCTCGCTCGCGTCTCGATCGGTTGTCTGCGCGCGATGCCTGGCGTGAGGTGCGCTCCGGTGCAGCGTGGCTCGTCGACATCCGTCCGGCGGCACAGCGCGCCGACGAGGGCGAGGTCGCTCCCGGTCTCGCGCCTCGCGTGATCGAGCGAAACGTTCTGGAGTGGCGCTTCGACCCGCGACAGGACGCCGTGCTTCCGGGTGTCGACTTCGACACTCGCGTCATCGTCATGTGTCAGGAGGGCTACACGTCGAGCCTTGCTGCTGATGCGTTGCGCTCACTCGGGTTGTCACACGCAACCGACCTCGTCGGTGGGTTCGCGGCGTGGCGAGGTGAGGGTCTGCCCATCGGCCGTCCAGCCCGCCAGCTGGGGTCGTAGGCAGACCCCTCGGTTCTTGCACCGCGCGACCCTTGGGGCGCTGTCGGGTCGTGCGGCAGGATGGACGCATGGCCAACCAGATCCGTATCGCCCAGGACGAGGTTGCCGACGAGGTGCTGTCCAACGACTCGTTCGCCCTGCTCACGGGCATGCTGCTCGATCAACAATTCCCCATGGAGCGAGCCTTCGCCGGACCGGCCAAGGTGCTCGAGCGCTTCGGCACCCTTGATCCGGCTGCCCTCGCGGCGGCCGAACCGGAGTCCTTCGCTGACCTGTGCTCGACTCCGCCGGCCGTCCACCGCTACGGGCGCTCGATGGCCGGCCGCATCCAGGCGCTCGCGACCGTCGTGCGTGACGACTACGACGGCGACGCGAGCCGCATCTGGGCCGACGCGACGACCGGCGACGAGCTCTTCAGGCGGGTCAAGAAGCTCCCCGGCTTCGGCGACCAGAAGGCCAGGATCTTTGTCGCGCTGCTGGCCAAGCAACTCGGTGTGCGCCCTGAGGGCTGGGACAAGGCTGCCGGCGCCTACTCGGAGGAGGGCAGCTTCCGCTCCGTGGCCGATGTCGTCGATGCCGACTCGCTACAGAAGGTGCGCGACTTCAAGAAGGCGACCAAGGCGGCGGCCAAGGCCGGCAAGGACTGAGCCGCACGGCGCGACGCAGCCACACGGCATGCCCAAGAGAACGGCACATGCCGTTCGCTCAGTTCGGTGGCGGGACGGCGTCCTCGTCGATCCCGGGCACGTGGGCGAAAACGAGGTCGCGCATCGGCACGGTGCCACCGATCTGGCAGAGCACGCCGATGCTGCCCAGCCACACCCGGTGGATGAGCAGGTAGTCGGGTGGCAGGTTGAACTTCAGCCCGACGAGGAACCGCTCACGGCGTGGGTCCTGGATCGTTGCCGAGACCGAGCGCAACCAGCTGCGGCTGAACGTGAAGTTTGCGTGCTGGAACGGTTCCACGAACGTGCGCAAGTAGTTCAGAAGGGCAGCATCGGAGACCTCGACACCGGGACGGATGAAGCCTGCGCGCCGCAGCGTGGCACCCAGGGCTGCTTCGTCTGCGGCGAGGATGTGCGTGATGATCTCGCCCATGTCCGCTGGCATGCCGTGGGGCAGCCGGTTCACCGCGCCGAAGTCGAGGACGCCCAGCCGCCCGTCAGACGTGATCCGGAAGTTGCCCGGGTGCGGGTCGGCATGGAGGAGGCTGGCCCGGTTGGGGCCCCGCAGCAGGAACTCGAGGTAGAGGCCGGCTGCCTGGTCGCGCTCGGCGGGTGTGCCGTCGGCGATGACCTGGGACAGCGGACGCCCCTGCACCCACTCGGAGACGATGACCTGGTCGGAGTGGGCGAGCACGTCGGGGACGAAGACGTCGTCATCGTCGCGGAACGCCTTGGCAAAGACCTTCTGGTGCGTCGCCTCAAGGTCGTAGTCGAGCTCCTCGCTCATCCGGTCGCGCACCTCGTCGAGGATCGGGCCCATGGCGATGCCCGGGATCCACGCCCCAGCGAGGCGGGCAACGCGCGACAGTTGCGTGATGTCGGACAGGAGGGCTGCCCCGGCTCCGGGGTACTGCACCTTGACTGCCACCTCGCGCCCGTCGCGCCACACGGCACGGTGGACTTGGCCAATGGAGGCCGCTGCGACGGGGAGGTCTTCGAATGATTGGAACTTGGCGGTGCGCCATCGGGGTCCGAGCTGCTCAGCAAGGATCGCGTGCACCCGCTCGACCGCCATGGGCGGCGCGGCTTCCTGGAGCTTGGTCAAGGTGGCCCGATAAGGGCCCGCGAGCTCCTCGGGCATCGCGGCCTCCATGACCGAGAGGGCCTGCCCGAACTTCATGGCGCCGCCCTTGAGTTCGCCGAGGACGGCGAAGAGCTGCTCGGCGGTGCGGGTCTGGAGTTCGGCGGCAATGACCTCGGCGGGCGCCCCTCCCACTCGCCGCCCGAGGCCCACCGCCGCGCGGCCAGCGTGGCCGAGGGGCAGGCCCACGAGCTTGGCAGTGCGTGTCAGAGATCGTCGGGGGATGTCGCTCACCCGACCATTGTGTCCTGACTGCCTTGGGGCCATGCCCCGGATCCCGAGGCAGAGCAGGTGGCGCACATCGGGTGTCGGCCCCAGTGTCGGTGGGTGACGCTCGGCCCCTCGACCTCGAGCTCGGTCGAGACGCCGCTGAGACGGGTCGCCCCGGCGACGGCCGCGAGGATGACGCTCGCCGTCACGGCAGCCGTGAGGACACCGAGGCCACCGGAAGGCAGAGCCACGGAGTCGAGGGTGAATCGGCCGAGGGGAAGGGCTCCCACGGCATCGAGGTCGTGGGCGGTGAGGGCGTGGCAGCGCCAGCAGGCTCCCGACCCGGGGACGATGAGTGGCCCCACCACAGCGCTGGCTCCGTCGCACGTCACGGGCAGGTGGATGACGCCGTGGCGATGCCATGGAGCGGTCGCCTCGACGGTGACGGTCCGGTGGCCGACCAGGATGACGGCGGCCGGACGTTCACGCGGGCTGAGCCCGACGAGGGCCTCGGCGGCATCAGCTGCGAACGGACCGCCGTGCACCCGCGCTGCGCCAGCCAGGCGCAGCTGACGGCAGATCTCGTCCGGAAGGCCACCACGACCGTCCACGACGATTGCCGGCTGGACCATGGATGCCTCCCGAGAATGTGTGGTCTGGACAATCTGGCACACGGCGGGCAACGGCCCGTTTCGTCATCCACAGGCCGGGGCAAAGCAGCGGCCCCCGGCGAGCACCGGGGGCCGTTGGAACGAGAAGGCGGGGCGGTCAGGCCTTGCCGAGGATGCGGTTGAGGTTGGTGCCGCAGACGGGGCACTTGCCCTTGGCCATGCGTCGGCCGTTGTCGGAGACGACGACGTTGCCTTCGGCTTCGCGCTTCTCCTTGCACTTCACGCAGTAGAACTCGCCCTTGTAGGTCTCGTCAGCCATTGCAACTCCTTGGTCGTGGTGCCGCTGTGAGCGGCGAGGACTCTTTCACCCTAGACCGACTGAGCACGAATTCGTGCTGTGCCACGCTCAGCCGCGGCGCGTGGCACAGCAGCCTTCATGCCGCGAATCTGCCCCATTGTTCACACTGGTCACCTGAGTCTCAGTAGTCACCCTGGCGTCGCGCGGCGGGTCGCACGAAGGATTGCGCGGTCGCGGCCGACACCCACGCGGGGGCTCTCGGACAATGTCGGCGCTCTGGCCTAACGTGGAAGGCGTGAGCACCGAGGACGTTGAGGTCCGGCGCAGCGCGCGACGTCGACGCACAGTCAGCGCCCGTCGCGAGAACGGTCGTGTCGTCGTGCTCATCCCCGCGTCCATGTCTCGCGCCGACGAGCGGGTCTGGGTGGCCCGCATGCTCGACAAGCTCAAGGCCGGTGAGCGGCGTCGGCGTCCGAGCGACAAGGACCTCATGGCGCGTGCCACCGATCTCTCCGGGCGCTACCTCGGTGGGCACGCACGACCGCGAAGCATCCGTTGGGTCTCCAACCAGCGTTCGCGCTGGGGCAGCTGCACGCCCGCCGACGGCTCGATCCGGCTGTCCGACCGGTTGCAGGACATGCCGAACTACGTCGTCGACTACGTCATCCTCCATGAGCTCGCGCATCTGCTCGTGGCTGGGCACAACCGTGACTTCTGGACCCTGCTGCGGTCCTATCCCAAGCTCGAGCGCGCGCGGGGTTTCCTCGACGGGGTGGCGCTCGCCAAGGGGATCGACATCGCTGATGACGCCGACGAGGACCTGGGCGTGGAGGACGCCGAGGGCGCCTCCGCCTGAGCCAGTTCAGCGTCGCTCAGTTCAGCGTCGCTCAGTTCAGCGTCATTCAGATCAGTGGTGCAGTGCCTGTCGAGCTGCGTCGACGAGCGCGGTGAGTTCGGTGCGCGTGCCCTCGGGCAGGGCGTCGGCCGGCCACCACGCGACATCGAGGGACTCCTCACTGGTCGCCGGACGGACAGCCGGGTCGACGACGGCGGCGTAGCGCACGTCGAGGTGCTCACGGCATCGACCGAAGTCACCGTGCAGCCGGTGCTGGTTGAGCTGCAC contains the following coding sequences:
- a CDS encoding M48 family metallopeptidase gives rise to the protein MSTEDVEVRRSARRRRTVSARRENGRVVVLIPASMSRADERVWVARMLDKLKAGERRRRPSDKDLMARATDLSGRYLGGHARPRSIRWVSNQRSRWGSCTPADGSIRLSDRLQDMPNYVVDYVILHELAHLLVAGHNRDFWTLLRSYPKLERARGFLDGVALAKGIDIADDADEDLGVEDAEGASA
- a CDS encoding cysteine dioxygenase family protein translates to MARLFAADPDLPDLLPVRAEDPGGRRWHQLAETHHLQLWLIEWPPGASTGFHDHAGSRGAFTTVRGELTERQVVQKALHTRVLPAGEGRAFGANHLHDVVNNGTEAALSVHAYSPRLDQMTHYDLVEGVLVPAGVEQRGENW
- a CDS encoding HhH-GPD-type base excision DNA repair protein — protein: MANQIRIAQDEVADEVLSNDSFALLTGMLLDQQFPMERAFAGPAKVLERFGTLDPAALAAAEPESFADLCSTPPAVHRYGRSMAGRIQALATVVRDDYDGDASRIWADATTGDELFRRVKKLPGFGDQKARIFVALLAKQLGVRPEGWDKAAGAYSEEGSFRSVADVVDADSLQKVRDFKKATKAAAKAGKD
- a CDS encoding AarF/ABC1/UbiB kinase family protein, with the translated sequence MSDIPRRSLTRTAKLVGLPLGHAGRAAVGLGRRVGGAPAEVIAAELQTRTAEQLFAVLGELKGGAMKFGQALSVMEAAMPEELAGPYRATLTKLQEAAPPMAVERVHAILAEQLGPRWRTAKFQSFEDLPVAAASIGQVHRAVWRDGREVAVKVQYPGAGAALLSDITQLSRVARLAGAWIPGIAMGPILDEVRDRMSEELDYDLEATHQKVFAKAFRDDDDVFVPDVLAHSDQVIVSEWVQGRPLSQVIADGTPAERDQAAGLYLEFLLRGPNRASLLHADPHPGNFRITSDGRLGVLDFGAVNRLPHGMPADMGEIITHILAADEAALGATLRRAGFIRPGVEVSDAALLNYLRTFVEPFQHANFTFSRSWLRSVSATIQDPRRERFLVGLKFNLPPDYLLIHRVWLGSIGVLCQIGGTVPMRDLVFAHVPGIDEDAVPPPN
- a CDS encoding rhodanese-like domain-containing protein, whose product is MSGNGIEELLAQARSRLDRLSARDAWREVRSGAAWLVDIRPAAQRADEGEVAPGLAPRVIERNVLEWRFDPRQDAVLPGVDFDTRVIVMCQEGYTSSLAADALRSLGLSHATDLVGGFAAWRGEGLPIGRPARQLGS
- a CDS encoding WhiB family transcriptional regulator, with the translated sequence MQLTDLIDAQECTAELGDAVPCRENDSEIWFADTPAGVEFAKTLCGTCPIKIACLAGAIDRQEPWGVWGGELFEQGVVIPRKRPRGRPRKDTVAA
- a CDS encoding ATP-dependent DNA helicase UvrD2 produces the protein MPILPSHPSADAILDGLDPEQREVAANPSGPMVVLAGAGTGKTRAITHRIAYAVLSGAQQPQRTLAVTFTARAAGEMRTRLRDLGVGGVQARTFHAAALRQLHYFWPQAIGGAAPEVMPHKAGAVAEAAGRLRMRFDRTGIRDLSAEVEWAKVSMLTSETYAAAARTAGREAPGLDLTAMARVLASYEEVKAERGVIDFEDVLLVLVGILEENDSVARAVREQYRSFVVDEYQDVNALQQRLLDLWLADRQDICVVGDPAQTIYSFTGASPVHLLGFRARHPKAQQVELVRNYRSTPEIVGLANLVLRSPSGGRRSGSVVLEAQREAGPAPSLVSHPDDPSEAAAVAAQISDLIGGGAAPADIAVLFRTNGQSENVESALADRGIPYLVRGGERFFQRKEVREAIVLMRGAARSDDGSVPLPDLVRDVLLGAGWSRQAPNAGGAARERWESLASLAALADDLTAADGEARMPAFVRELDERMASQHAPSVQGVTLASLHAAKGLEWGTVFLIGASDGYLPISMADTPEAIEEERRLLYVGVTRARDRLIVSWSGARTPGARATRRPSRFLDGTASILGEGARSQPKRGSRVGTSGGAGGKTPKAPRRSVCRTCGADLSTAGERTVGRCSTCPATYDEVMFERLREWRLATARTASVPAFVVFTDATLTAIAEQTPSDLASLSAISGVGQRKLDLYASQVLAVLGGESPESVVQSATNFQSESGSAATESGA
- a CDS encoding DUF5679 domain-containing protein, with amino-acid sequence MADETYKGEFYCVKCKEKREAEGNVVVSDNGRRMAKGKCPVCGTNLNRILGKA